CCGCCGCCACGATCGCGCCGTCGGCGATGCGCACGCCATGATGCGCCTCATATTTGTCCTTGATGCCGCGCAGGATCGAGATCGTGTCCTCGACCGTCGGCTCGCCGACGAACACCGGCTGGAAGCGCCGCTGGAGGGCCGGGTCCTTCTCGACATATTTGCGATATTCGTCGAGCGTGGTCGCGCCGATGCAATGCAGTTCGCCACGGGCAAGCGCGGGCTTCAGCAGGTTGCCGGCATCCATCGCGCCTTCCGATTTGCCCGCGCCGATCAGCGTGTGCATCTCGTCGATGAACAGGATGATCTGCCCGTCCGCGCCCTTCACCTCGTCGAGCACGCCCTTCAGCCGCTCCTCGAATTCGCCACGATATTTGGCGCCGGCGATCAGGCTGCCCATGTCGAGCGCCATCAGCGTGCGGTCCTTCAGCGTATCGGGCACGTCGCCATGGGCGATGCGCAGCGCCAGCCCTTCCGCGATCGCGGTCTTGCCGACGCCCGGCTCGCCAATCAGCACCGGGTTGTTCTTGGTCCGGCGCGCCAGGATCTGGATGGTGCGGCGAATTTCCTCGTCGCGGCCGATCACCGGATCGAGCTTGCCGGCCCTAGCCGCATCGGTCAGGTCGCGAGCGAATTTCTTCAGCGCATCATAACGGTCTTCCGCGCCCGCGGTGTCGGCGGTGCGGCCGCCGCGCAGGCTGTTGATCGCGCCATTGAGGGCTTCGGCTTTCACGCCGGCGGTCGCCAGCGCCTTGCCCGCCGCCGTGGTCGTCGCCAGCGTCAGCGCCAGCAGCAGCCGCTCGACGGTGACGAAGCTGTCGCCCGCCTTCTGTGCCACCTGCTCGGCGCTATCGAGCACGCGCACGGCATCATTGTCCAGGCCCGGCGTCTGCTGCGCGCCGCTGCCCGATACGGCCGGCACCTTGGCCAGCGCGGCATCGGTCTCGCGCAGTGCGGTCGCGGCATCGCCGCCCGCCGCCTTGATGAGGCCGGACGCCATGCCCTGCTCATCTTCGAGCAGCGCCTTCAACAGATGTTCGGGGCTGATCCGCTGATGGTTCATGCGGATCGCAACGGTCTGCGCCGATTGCAGGAAACCCTTGGCGCGGTCGGTAAATTTTTCGAGGTTCATTATCATCCCCTTCAAGGCATTGCTGGCGATGTAATGTTGCAAAAATGACACACAAGGGGCGCGGGCAAAAAATCCGCGCCCCCGTGCATTTGGCTTACGGCATTTATCTCACTGCTTCGGCGCCTTGGCCGCGTCCGGTGCGAACAGGTCGCCGAAGAAGTCTGCCTTGTACCATTGGGGCGGGGTGTCGCTATCGGTCATAACCCTGGCAATGCGGTAGTTGGCTTCGGCAAAGCGCGCGCCCGCGTCCCAGTCGATCTTCTGCGTCATGTCGTCGCCGGGATGGTGATAGGCGCCGCTCAGAAATTCGCCCCAGGCCTTTTCGCCGCCATTGGCATAGCCGGTCGCCAGGAAGACGGCGGGTACGCCCTGCTTCACGAACATATAATGGTCCGACCGCACGAAGATGGTTTCCTGCGGCATCGGGTCGGCGGCCAGCGTGATCCCCATCGGCGCGACTGCCTTGGCGACGATCGGCCCCAGGGTCGAATGGTCGGCGCCGAACGCGATCACGTCGGTAAAGGGATAGAGCAGCAGCGGCATGTCGAGGTCGACATTGCCGACGATCTGCTTGCCCGGAACGGTGGGATGGCGGGCATAATAGTCCGCGCCCAGCAGGCCCTTCTCCTCGCCGGTGGAGGCCAGGAAGACGATCGATCGGCGCGGCTTGTTGGGCGACTGGGCCATGGCACGCGCCACTTCCAGCATGGTCGCGATGCCGGCGCCATTGTCCAGCGCGCCATTGTTGATGCGGTCGGTGTCGGGCTTGTCGCCGGGCTTGGCGGGGCTGATGCCGATATGGTCGAGATGCGCCGACAGGACGACATATTCGTCTTTCAGCTTGGGGTCGCTGCCCGGCAGGATGGCGACGACATTGGGGCTGGTCACCCGCTCGCTGACGCTTTCGACCTGGATCTGGACATTCGACTTGAGCGCAAAGCCCTTGGGCTTGCCGCCGGCCTTGTCGGCTTGCTTGCGGATCGCCGCGATGCTGGTCGGCGCGCCGGCGAACACCGCCTGCGCCGCCGCATCGTCCAGGCTGGCGCCGACCCGGATGCCCGGAGCGGCGTCGAACGGCACGCCTTCTGGCGAGACCCAGGTGAAGTCGGGCTCGTCGGCGAACTGGACCATGCGGTTCCAGGGGCGGGCCTTCATCGACTGGAGGGTACCGATGGACAGCATGCCGATCGCGCCATGCGCCTCGGCGATCTTGCCCTTGGTGGCGGACAGATGCGCGCCTTCCTCGCTCGGCAGTCCCTTGGGATAGCCGCGCAGGGTGACGACGATCTTCCCTTTCACGTCCAGCCCGGCATAGTCGTTGAGGCCAAGCCGCGCATTTTCCAGGCCATAGCCGACGAACACCAGCGGCGCCGACACGTCCAGCTTGGGCTCGGCCGCGTTCATGCCGATCAGCACGTCGCCGGCATGGGTGAAGCGCTTGCTGCCGGCCGGACCGGTGACGGTCAGCGTGCCCGGCGTCTTGGCGCGCTCGGTCTTCTGGAAGCTGATGCGCTGCAGCCAACTGCCATCGTCACCGGCGGGCTTCAGGCCCAGCCCGTCGAACTGGCTGGCGACATAGCGGGCGGCGATTTCATGCCCCTCGCTGCCGGTGTCGCGACCTTTCAGCAGGTCGTCGGCCAGGAATTCGACATGGGCGCGGACGGCGACGGGCGAGAAGGTGGGCGTATCGGATGCGGCCGGGGCGGCGGTCTGAGCGGGTAGGGCGGTGGGCAGGACGAGGGCGGCGGCGGTGGTGGCCAGCAGGGCCAGGCGTTTCATGGGATCGGGGACTTTCCGTCTCTAGGGATGATGGCGCGCAGACTTGCCCCTGCGTCCCGTCGCTGTCCAGCCTCCGCTTGTCGATATCATGCGTATTGCGCCGCTATCACGCCCCGCTATGCTGCGCCCATTGCGGCAGGCCTGGCCCGGCCGTATCGACCGTCCTCTTCCTTATCTTGAGGCCTTTCATGATTTTGACCCGTTCCTCCCGCCGGCTTCCCCTGATGCTTGGCCTGTCCGCGCTTGCGCTTGCGCCGCTCGGGGCCGCCGCGCAGGCCGCTCCGGCCGCCGCTGCCGCGCCCGCACCGGTGTCCAGCCTGGTCTCGGCGGTCGACATCCCCTATCAGGAATTTCGCCTGGCGAACGGGCTGCGGGTCATCGTCCATACCGATCGCAAGGCGCCGATCGTCGCCGTCTCGGTCTGGTATCATGTCGGCTCGCGCTTCGAGCCGGCCGGCAAGACGGGTTTTGCCCATCTGTTTGAACATCTGATGTTCTACGGCTCGGAAAATGCCGATGGTCCCTTCTTCGGGCGCCTTGAGGATATCGGCGCCACCGACTGGAACGGCACCACCTGGTTCGATCGCACCAATTATTTCGAGACGGTGCCGACCGGCGCGCTCGATCGCGCGCTGTTCCTCGAATCCGATCGCATGGGCCATCTGCTTGGCGCCGTCACCCAGACCAAGCTCGATGCCCAGCGCGGCGTCGTCCAGAATGAAAAGCGCATGGGCGAGAATGAGCCCTATGGCCTGGTCGAATATGCACAGCTCGCCGGCATGCTGCCCGAAGACCACCCTTATCGCCACTCGACCATCGGCTCGATGGCGGATCTGAACGCGGCCAGCCTGGCCGACGTCCAGAACTGGTTCAAGACCCATTATGGCCCGAACAATGCCACGCTGGTGCTGGCCGGCGACATCGATGTGCCCACGGCGAAGGCGAAGGTCGAAAAATGGTTCGGCAACATCGCCGCTGGCCCGGCGCCGCAGGATGTCGATGCGACCGTGCCGACGCTGGCCCAGGATGTGGACAAGGAAATGCACGACAATGTCGCTGCCACCCGCCTCTACCGCAACTGGATCGTGCCGGGCGTCAATTCGGCCGACCTGCAGCAGCTTGACCTGGCCCTTTCGGTGTTCGGCGGCCTTGGCTCCTCGCGGCTCGACAATATCCTGGTCCGCGACGAGAAGGTCGCGGTCAGCGTCAAGGCCAGCATCCAGCCGTTCGAGAAGCTGTCGATCGCGGAGATCACCGTCGACGTGAAGCCGGGGCAGGATCCGGTCGCGGTCGGCAAGCGGCTCGACCAGTTGATCGCCGACTATCTCGCCAAGGGGCCGAGCGCGGACGAAGTGCTGCGCGCCGCGACTCAGCAGGTGGCCGGCACGATCGGCGGCCTGGAAAAGGTCGGCGGCTTCTCGGGCAAGGCGGTGACCCTGGCCGAAGGCGCGGTCTATTCCGACGATCCGGGCAAATATAAGAAGGATCTCGCCATCTATGCCGCCGCGACGCCGGCCAGCGTCTCGGCCGCCGCGCGCAAATGGCTGGGCCGTCCGGTCTTCCGCCTGACCGTGTCGCCGGGCGAGCGTTCGGCACAGGATAATGCGCTGGCGGGCAACGCCACCCATCATCCCGCCTATTTCCGCGATCCCAAGGGGGCGGCGCCCAAGGCGGCGACGCCGCCGCCCGCGACCAAGATTGCCGAACCGCCGATCGAGCCGGTCAAGGATCTGGTCTTCCCGCCGGTCGAGCGCGCGAAGCTGTCCAACGGCATGGCGGTCGTCTTCTCGCGCCGTGCCACCGTGCCGGTGGTCAAGGTGTCGGTCTCCTTCGACGCCGGAAACGCGGCTGACAACCGGCAGAAGCTGGGCACGGCGGGCCTGATGACCGCGCTGCTCGACGAAGGCACGACGACGCGCAACTCGGTGCAGATCGCCGAGGAACAGGAACGGCTGGGCGCGGCGATCAGCGCCGGCAACAGCATGGATGCGACCAATGTCGGCCTGTTCGCGCTCAAGCCCAATCTCGACGCCTCGCTCGGCCTGCTTGCCGACATCATCCGCAACCCGGCCTTCGATCCCAAGGAGGTCGAACGGCTGCGCGGCCAGATGCTGACCCGCATCGCGGCGGAAAAGACCGAACCGATGCCGATCGCCCAGCGGCTGCTGCCGCCGCTGCTCTATGGCCAGGCGCATCCCTATGGCATCCCCTTCACCGGGTCGGGCACCGCGACCGGGGTCAAGGCCGTGACCCGCGCCGACCTGGTCGCCTTCCATGACACATGGATGCGTCCCGACAATGCGACCATCTTCGTCACCGGTGACGCCAGCCTGGCCGAATTGCTGCCGCTGCTCGAAAAGCGCTTCGGCGACTGGAAGGCGCCGACCGGCGCCAAGGGCACAAAGCTGTTCCGGATGGACCGGATGATGCGCCCGGCGCGGATCGTGCTGGTCGACAAGCCGCAAAGCCCGCAGTCGATGATCCTGGCCGGCCTGCTGACCAACAAGGCGGGCACCGACAGTCCGGTTACCCTGCTCACCGCGAACGAGGTGCTGGGCGGCAGCAGCACGTCGCGCCTGACCATGGAC
The sequence above is drawn from the Sphingobium sp. AP49 genome and encodes:
- a CDS encoding M28 family metallopeptidase, producing MKRLALLATTAAALVLPTALPAQTAAPAASDTPTFSPVAVRAHVEFLADDLLKGRDTGSEGHEIAARYVASQFDGLGLKPAGDDGSWLQRISFQKTERAKTPGTLTVTGPAGSKRFTHAGDVLIGMNAAEPKLDVSAPLVFVGYGLENARLGLNDYAGLDVKGKIVVTLRGYPKGLPSEEGAHLSATKGKIAEAHGAIGMLSIGTLQSMKARPWNRMVQFADEPDFTWVSPEGVPFDAAPGIRVGASLDDAAAQAVFAGAPTSIAAIRKQADKAGGKPKGFALKSNVQIQVESVSERVTSPNVVAILPGSDPKLKDEYVVLSAHLDHIGISPAKPGDKPDTDRINNGALDNGAGIATMLEVARAMAQSPNKPRRSIVFLASTGEEKGLLGADYYARHPTVPGKQIVGNVDLDMPLLLYPFTDVIAFGADHSTLGPIVAKAVAPMGITLAADPMPQETIFVRSDHYMFVKQGVPAVFLATGYANGGEKAWGEFLSGAYHHPGDDMTQKIDWDAGARFAEANYRIARVMTDSDTPPQWYKADFFGDLFAPDAAKAPKQ
- a CDS encoding pitrilysin family protein encodes the protein MILTRSSRRLPLMLGLSALALAPLGAAAQAAPAAAAAPAPVSSLVSAVDIPYQEFRLANGLRVIVHTDRKAPIVAVSVWYHVGSRFEPAGKTGFAHLFEHLMFYGSENADGPFFGRLEDIGATDWNGTTWFDRTNYFETVPTGALDRALFLESDRMGHLLGAVTQTKLDAQRGVVQNEKRMGENEPYGLVEYAQLAGMLPEDHPYRHSTIGSMADLNAASLADVQNWFKTHYGPNNATLVLAGDIDVPTAKAKVEKWFGNIAAGPAPQDVDATVPTLAQDVDKEMHDNVAATRLYRNWIVPGVNSADLQQLDLALSVFGGLGSSRLDNILVRDEKVAVSVKASIQPFEKLSIAEITVDVKPGQDPVAVGKRLDQLIADYLAKGPSADEVLRAATQQVAGTIGGLEKVGGFSGKAVTLAEGAVYSDDPGKYKKDLAIYAAATPASVSAAARKWLGRPVFRLTVSPGERSAQDNALAGNATHHPAYFRDPKGAAPKAATPPPATKIAEPPIEPVKDLVFPPVERAKLSNGMAVVFSRRATVPVVKVSVSFDAGNAADNRQKLGTAGLMTALLDEGTTTRNSVQIAEEQERLGAAISAGNSMDATNVGLFALKPNLDASLGLLADIIRNPAFDPKEVERLRGQMLTRIAAEKTEPMPIAQRLLPPLLYGQAHPYGIPFTGSGTATGVKAVTRADLVAFHDTWMRPDNATIFVTGDASLAELLPLLEKRFGDWKAPTGAKGTKLFRMDRMMRPARIVLVDKPQSPQSMILAGLLTNKAGTDSPVTLLTANEVLGGSSTSRLTMDLREAKGWAYGAGTGMPGVKETIPLFVYAPVQTDKTGESIIAARQDIKDYLTSKGTTEAERNQTINGQILSLPGSFETSSDLLSAMMRNNLLGRPDDYYATLPATYRAITAADMDKAAREAINPDRLIWVVVGDAKLVKPQLDAVGLPVEMGTLAD